In Rattus norvegicus strain BN/NHsdMcwi chromosome 3, GRCr8, whole genome shotgun sequence, a genomic segment contains:
- the Sptbn5 gene encoding spectrin beta chain, non-erythrocytic 5 isoform X3, producing MRTWTSAAKTRGNVQLPFTLKELQAHRLVVPSTLHHSVCDKESRAQNSALLSSSLAMDSEYEIGHVRKLQAQHTHMQEKTFINWINNIFRLGRVGIRIQNLYTELADGAHLLRLLELISGEALPAPSPGRLRVHFLENNSHALAFLRAKVPVPFIGPENIVDGDQSLILGLLWVIILRFQISHISLDREEFGASAALLSAKEALLVWCQRQTASYSNVDITDFSRSWSDGLAFNALLHAHRPDLLDYGSLSLDRPLYNLSFAFRVAEQQLGIAQLLDAEDVAARHPDERSIMTYVSQYYHYFSRLQQGQTARRRLAKVLLQLQETEVLQAQYEQLAADLLCWIEEKQMQLEAQDFPDSLPAMRQLLSAFASFRAQEKPPRLQQQGASETLLFQLQTTLRAQNRRPFLPREGLGPAELAQCWAELERVEASRSQAMQQKLLQLERLDTLARRFQCKASHRESFLNDAEQMLEQARASLTDPATVEAATQRLNMLEAGLLPQEGRFQALGEMADILQQEEYHSWADVACRQKEITGRWRRLLQCLQEERKCLAGTQAVLSLLQEVEAATDQLGELQGLAGSTACEPQLAEVVLLLQSHDLLEAQVSAHRTHVNRLVHQTAQLDSSQGTSVQTLQTKALALDELHHSLVSLVRTRRTLLEQTLQRAQFLHSCEEEEAWLQEHRQLVEKAAPGRDLTQIANALQKHKALETELHRHQAVCIDLMQRGRNLSVKEPLTQPDPLERAEAVQGIWQLLWTGAARRRTRLQTALLVGQYFSDLAEAASWLLQRQKQLESASYGKDQSDSEALLQQHLRLEQGLCAFAVDLRELEDQARAAAALVSQMVHTGTREGPRHVPPTPNVLSALGLPGEDPRTAPQAEYDFHFDSNAILQAQADLRQNYENLRALAKLHRARLEETVTLFSFYSSCRELQSWLEAQTALFQTLQPQGDNLEVTQLKYENVLMTLATGKGHWEEAISTAEQLKQRCPGHISKIQQQQEELKHRWQQLEALKEEKLLQLTRAMEVCSLLQESEPTRAQLLSVISRLEALGTRSSGDSHRTLQQTQQKVLVLEKKISYCQKATIELMESGPAEGRLLWEQVLMLQSLLKQAQGQVAQQVQVQTKDRVQRGILQESQKLLLWAEGIQAQLCSKEQLEDVASAQQLLRKHGALREETCLWKERLQQLEAQGQLVAVSGSPQFQEVASALRLLGQHSQQLKALWEQRQQKLWAGLELQRFGQEVDSFTATCASHEASLQLDNLGEDIREAQSLLQQHQGLGWLHSSLGSRAETLWARGEKLLLNHPTAVHRIRELLHSAQAQWARVQERSDQRRGQLLASLQLQEWKQAAEGLMLWMEEKWPRVADEGPQTGSNILQWHKITKSELLASHKYMEDLQQTGKELLHSNPYAQEDIQDRLQSLNHKWEELSHKTAEQGDRLPQTRQQGQLLELLQDVRGMMEHLEGALQSTETGQDLCSSRRLQTQHRQLEGKSQALASKMAALISQTHNVFTSWTILEESQKCQQRFKSLQSKLATRQQQLQASVELHKFNLLSNLELTWVAEHMPSTSPIYPAQCWHDAQSLQRKHKVLQAEVKGHVGHMHRVLSTGQSLAASGHPQAQHILEQCQKLEGHWAELEQACEGRAHCLQQAVIFQRYLLNVSEMETWVEEKLPLVSSRDYGSNEEATFGLIRKHQMLRQEIALCWGSMEDLEQRFQTLAGFEASERLVVVREKLQALQKLADDRGQELEGTLRLHEFMREAEDLQSWLDSRKQVVRGEHGFGEDHEHVLQLCTEFTKFQHQVETGAQRVETCRQLAESLLELGHSAAHKSHQRQQDLQAAWCELWQLTQAQGLLLSDAETTLRVHRDLLEILSQIQEKATNLPNDVAQDLHGVEKQLQRHEGLERELAGMEQQALATVQQKQQAVTQAWEALQLRMEQRKAQLEQAYLLVRFHTAVRDYTSWVASVHLELQMEDDSWEPSSILLRLRAHQWLWAELKAREELQEQGTKMGQQALLVARTPTKVQDGLQTLQEKRDQVFQAWALKQERLQATLQEQRLLRQGDHLVKLLTAQEAFLKASGLGSSVEEVEQLIRKLVIFQKVLALQDKKESALCEQLKMIPSPKGQNLVYHVQERRAQVKELAESRGQALRTSLMIGNFTRTATQVEDWIQERLQQLRACSPLGNLKDYLKHLRKHQAFRAEVQAHEQIVTSVAKQGEGLLSQSHPQAREVSQRLEALWDLWEKLRQAVTLQGQALEDRCNFLEFLQSADLAETWIQEKERMVDGCDVGLNLEHCLQLCRQVCKLQVTVDDTRIRRIKNLSLQLKNQGPEESEAICQRQNQLNNRWKTFHGNLLLYKQRLEAALERHRLSSELDNIIEQIREKESLAQALEGTEGLERISWRQKMLQQEMDLIQTQVESLGGRVSRLCEENPEATGGLRHKQQEMMDSWWKVWHKARKWRELLDVGHEVQKLQTMLQDLQDWAQGLQAEMARQATPCSPVRILYMLEEHQAHKVELDVRTDSLNLVRSMGQRLLASGYPLASGIRQPLAAVEQELSGLQASWQGRQQQLQQALEQQLCLSSVEKVEHWLDSEEASLTYEEVADPLVTVEILLSKHKRREQGLKVQAEKISALEATAHSLHQGGHSEAHSVLDRCQALLLRMDALTEQARARGRQLEELQKLRKFLQDSSEVATWLREKNLVALEEGQQDPTTMQAQLQQQQNLQAELDASVHQRQELQMEGQELLQGGHPASETIRGQLEELGGLWAELQTNCQRKMARLQGASKVLHLQRMLRELKNWLEPMEAELRAPVRSQDLPRVGELLGAQEELEAAVDRQARQVQELQGQAQACFQEGHRLAKDVEEQAGQLLQRFQGLWEPLQERRASLEAQRLLLQFFRDVDEEMAWVQEKLPSATAQDYGQSLGTVRHLQEKHQNLENEISNHKALSQVVTGTGHKLVQAGHFAAEEVAARVQQLEVALNHLETEAARRGRMLQQALEAQQTLVELLEAGSWLAERGHILDSEDLGQDTEATQALLRRLETTTRDLEGFSSRIEQLQQTVALLESGQGPGSPRVLAQLQAVREAHAQLLQRAEGRGQALREQLHLYQLEQEALLLDAWLTTKLTVAESQDYGQDLEGIKVLEDMFDAFNREVQSLGQAKMQTLRELMASLERGAPRFYPQIQAQKCRVQATWERLNKAIKARTENLAAARDLRSFEQAASELQGWMQETTTLLEGEFQVHDLSPAQPLLQQQQQQRRLQREVRVIENEVSRVQTEAQRLGQHHPLAQGSLGEWLTKVQGAWANLEAKVQEWSQKLLQATQGHTFLGSCRELLVWAQEKQELLSSEKQAEDVVGAKQLLEQHEELEQEIQECCLQAQNARQEGQRLLDKGHFMSLEVAECMQELERHVQELQVAWALRGQRLEQNWSLQQLRQRLELAEAWLTSCECLLLDPSCGHSVLDVERLLYRQDGLEKLLAAHEEKFTQLQMMTEEAKGAHVMEASVELNQQPPTEGRQAVLFLEESESWPGAFSLSSPQPGTSFWTSSHGILARGASSLFSDMRKVEVPSGIGELPYASPLVPEETECERLEDRKQTFFPRSKP from the exons ATGAGGACCTGGACATCAGCTGCCAAG ACTCGGGGAAATGTCCAGTTGCCATTCACCCTCAAAGAACTACAGGCTCATAGGCTAGTTGTCCCTTCAACCCTCCACCACAGCGTCTGTGACAAGGAGAGCCGGGCCCAAAACTCAGCTCTGCTGAGTTCAAGTTTGGCCATGGACTCTGAGTATGAGATAGGCCATGTCCGCAAGCTCCAGGCtcagcatacacacatgcaggagaAGACCTTCATCAACTGGATAAATAACATCTTCCGACTAGGACGG GTAGGCATCAGGATCCAGAACCTGTACACAGAGCTTGCTGACGGTGCCCACCTACTGCGGCTGTTAGAGCTTATCTCTGGGGAGGCCCTGCCAGCGCCCAGTCCAGGCCGCCTGCGTGTGCACTTCCTGGAGAACAACAGCCATGCCCTGGCCTTCCTCAGGGCCAAG GTACCCGTTCCCTTCATTGGGCCAGAGAACATTGTGGATGGAGACCAGTCACTCATCCTGGGACTCCTCTGGGTCATCATTCTGCGTTTCCAGATTTCCCACATCTCCTTGGACAGG GAGGAGTTCGGGGCCAGTGCAGCTTTGCTCTCTGCCAAGGAAGCCCTGCTGGTGTGGTGCCAGCGGCAGACAGCCAGCTACAGCAATGTGGACATCACCGACTTCTCCCGAAGCTGGAGCGACGGCCTTGCCTTTAATGCCCTGCTCCATGCTCACAG GCCGGACCTGCTGGATTATGGTTCTCTGAGTCTGGACCGCCCGCTATATAACCTGTCCTTTGCCTTCCGCGTGGCTGAGCAGCAGCTGGGCATTGCCCAGCTGCTGGACGCAGAGGACGTGGCAGCCCGGCATCCAGATGAACGCTCCATCATGACCTATGTGTCTCAGTACTACCACTATTTCTCCCGCCTGCAGCAGGGGCAGACGGCCCGGAGGAGGCTGGCTAAG GTCCTGCTGCAGCTGCAGGAGACGGAGGTGCTGCAGGCTCAGTACGAGCAGCTGGCGGCTGACCTGCTCTGCTGGATTGAAGAGAAGCAGATGCAGCTGGAGGCCCAGGACTTCCCAGACTCGCTGCCTGCCATGCGCCAGCTACTGTCAGCCTTTGCTTCCTTCCGTGCCCAGGAAAAGCCGCCTCGGCTGCAGCAGCAAGGGGCTTCAGAGACCCTGCTCTTCCAGCTGCAGACAACGCTCCGAGCCCAAAACCGAAGGCCATTCCTACCTCGAGAGGGCCTGGGCCCTGCAGAGCTGGCGCAGTGCTGGGCAGAGCTAGAGAGAGTAGAGGCCTCCAGAAGCCAGGCCATGCAGCAAAAGCTGCTACAGCTGGAGCGACTGGACACTCTGGCCCGCCGCTTTCAGTGCAAGGCATCCCACCGGGAAAGCTTTTTAAACGATGCAGAGCAGATGCTAGAACAGGCCAGAGCTTCCCTCACCGACCCGGCCACAGTGGAGGCAGCCACTCAGAGGCTGAACATGCTGGAGGCTGGCCTCCTGCCCCAAGAAGGGCGCTTCCAGGCCTTGGGAGAGATGGCAGACATCCTCCAACAGGAAGAGTATCACAGCTGGGCAGATGTGGCCTGCAG GCAGAAGGAAATTACTGGGCGCTGGCGGAGACTCCTGCAGTGTCTACAGGAGGAGAGGAAGTGCCTGGCGGGCACGCAAGCTGTGCTGAGTCTGCTGCAGGAGGTGGAGGCTGCCACTGACCAGCTTGGGGAGCTGCAG GGGTTGGCGGGCTCCACGGCCTGTGAGCCACAGCTGGCAGAAGTAGTGTTGCTGCTGCAGAGCCATGACCTGCTGGAGGCCCAGGTGTCAGCCCACAGGACCCATGTGAATCGTCTTGTCCACCAGACGGCACAGCTGGACTCCTCCCAGGGCACCAGTGTGCAGACATTGCAGACTAAAGCCCTAGCACTAGATGAGCTCCACCACAGCCTGGTGTCTCTTGTCAGAACCCG ACGAACCCTGCTGGAGCAGACCCTCCAGCGGGCACAGTTCCTGCACAGCTGTGAAGAGGAGGAGGCCTGGTTGCAAGAGCACAGACAGCTAGTGGAGAAGGCAGCCCCGGGCCGGGACCTCACTCAGATCGCTAATGCTCTGCAGAAACACAAG GCTCTGGAAACAGAACTGCATCGCCACCAGGCTGTGTGTATAGATCTCATGCAGAGGGGACGCAACCTCAGTGTCAAAGAGCCCCTGACACAGCCAGATCCTCTGGAAAGGGCAGAAGCAGTGCAGGGAATATGGCAACTGCTCTGGACTGGAGCCGCAAGGCGGCGCACCCGGCTGCAAACAGCACTGCTAGTTGGGCAG TACTTTTCTGACTTGGCCGAGGCGGCTTCCTGGCTTCTCCAGCGGCAGAAACAATTGGAAAGCGCGTCCTACGGGAAGGACCAGTCAGACTCCGAGGCCCTGCTGCAGCAACACCTGCGTCTGGAGCAAGGCTTGTGTGCCTTCGCGGTGGATCTGCGCGAACTGGAGGATCAGGCGCGGGCTGCTGCAGCCCTGGTGTCGCAAATGGTGCACACGGGGACACGGGAAGGACCCAGACACGTGCCTCCTACACCAAAT GTGCTATCTGCCCTGGGCCTTCCAGGAGAAGACCCCAGGACAGCTCCCCAGGCCGAGTATGACTTCCACTTCGACTCCAACGCCATTCTCCAGGCACAGGCTGACTTGAGGCAGAACTATGAGAACCTTAGGGCCCTGGCCAAG CTTCACAGGGCCCGACTTGAGGAGACGGTCACCCTGTTTAGCTTCTATAGCTCCTGTAGGGAGCTCCAGTCCTGGCTGGAGGCTCAGACAGCCCTGTTCCAAACATTGCAACCTCAGGGTGACAACTTAGAGGTCACACAGCTCAAATATGAG AATGTTCTCATGACCTTGGCCACTGGAAAAGGCCACTGGGAGGAGGCCATCAGCACTGCTGAACAGCTGAAGCAGAGATGTCCAGGACACATCTCGAAAATCCAACaacaacaggaggaactgaagCACAG GTGGCAACAGCTGGAGGCCCTGAAGGAGGAGAAACTCCTGCAGCTGACACGTGCCATGGAGGTGTGCAGTCTTTTACAGGAGTCTGAACCCACACGAGCCCAACTGCTAAGTGTGATAAGCAGGCTGGAGGCTCTGGGGACGAGAAGCTCTGGGGACAGCCACCGTACCCTGCAGCAGACCCAGCAGAAGGTCCTGGTACTGGAGAAGAAGATCTCCTACTGCCAAAAAGCAACCATAGA GTTGATGGAGTCAGGCCCCGCAGAGGGCCGGCTGCTTTGGGAGCAGGTCCTGATGCTTCAGTCACTGCTGAAACAAGCACAAGGGCAGGTGGCCCAGCAGGTCCAGGTCCAGACTAAGGATCGGGTTCAGCGAGGCATCCTCCAAGAGAGCCAGAAGCTGCTGCTGTGGGCAGAGGGCATCCAGGCTCAACTGTGCAGCAAAGAGCAACTGGAGGACGTGGCCTCAGCCCAGCAGCTGCTGAGGAAGCATGGAGCCCTACGGGAGGAGACCTGCCTATGGAAAGAGAG gttgcagcagctggaggctcagggTCAGCTGGTGGCAGTCTCAGGCTCTCCACAGTTCCAAGAGGTGGCCAGTGCGCTAAGGCTCCTGGGCCAGCACAGCCAGCAGCTGAAGGCTCTATGGGAGCAGAGACAGCAGAAGCTTTGGGCGGGGCTGGAGCTGCAGAGGTTTGGCCAAGAAGTGGATAGTTTCACTGCTACCTGTGCCAGCCATGAGGCCTCTCTGCAGCTGGACAATCTTGGG GAGGACATAAGGGAGGCCCAGAGCCTGCTGCAGCAGCACCAGGGTTTGGGGTGGCTCCACAGCTCCCTGGGATCACGGGCAGAGACCCTGTGGGCACGTGGTGAGAAGCTGCTTCTGAACCATCCCACTGCTGTGCACAG gatcagagagctgctgcacAGTGCCCAGGCACAGTGGGCCAGGGTCCAAGAGAGGAGTGACCAGAGAAGGGGACAGCTGCTGGCTTCCCTCCAATTGCAG GAATGGAAGCAGGCTGCAGAAGGCCTAATGCTGTGGATGGAGGAGAAGTGGCCCAGGGTGGCTGATGAAGGCCCCCAAACAGGCAGCAACATTCTGCAGTGGCACAAAATAACCAAGAGCGAACTATTGGCCTCCCATAAGTACATGGAGGACCTACAGCAG ACTGGGAAAGAACTGTTGCATAGCAACCCATATGCACAGGAGGACATACAGGACAGACTTCAAAGCCTTAATCACAAGTGGGAAGAGTTGAGCCACAAGACAGCAGAGCAAGGGGACAGGCTGCCACAGACCAGACAGCAGGGCCAGCTCCTAGAACTACTACAG GATGTCAGGGGGATGATGGAGCATCTGGAGGGAGCCCTACAGAGTACAGAAACCGGGCAGGACCTGTGCTCCAGCCGGAGGCTGCAGACACAGCATCGCCAACTAGAGGGCAAGAGCCAGGCGCTGGCCAGCAAGATGGCCGCCCTCATCTCTCAGACCCACAATGTGTTCACTTCTTGGACCATCCTGGAGGAGAGCCAGAAGTGTCAGCAGAG GTTCAAGTCCCTGCAGAGCAAGCTGGCCACCcggcagcagcagctgcaggccTCAGTTGAGCTGCATAAATTTAACCTCCTTAGCAATCTGGAGCTCACATGGGTGGCTGAGCATATGCCCAGTACCAGTCCGATCTACCCTGCCCAGTGCTGGCATGACGCTCAGAGCCTTCAACGGAAGCACAAG GTGCTACAGGCTGAGGTGAAAGGTCACGTAGGGCACATGCACAGGGTGCTAAGTACCGGCCAGAGTCTCGCAGCCTCTGGGCACCCTCAGGCTCAGCATATCCTGGAGCAGTGCCAGAAGCTAGAAGGCCACTGGGCAGAACTGGAGCAGGCATGTGAGGGACGTGCCCATTGCCTGCAGCAGGCTGTCATTTTCCAGCGG TACCTTCTGAATGTGTCAGAGATGGAGACCTGGGTGGAGGAAAAGCTGCCTCTGGTGAGCAGTCGGGACTACGGCAGCAATGAGGAAGCCACCTTTGGGCTCATTAGGAAACACCAG ATGCTGCGGCAGGAGATAGCTCTTTGCTGGGGCTCCATGGAGGATCTCGAGCAGAGGTTCCAGACCCTTGCTGGATTTGAGGCCTCTGAGCGGCTGGTTGTGGTACGGGAGAAGTTGCAGGCACTACAGAAGCTGGCAGATGATCG GGGGCAGGAGCTGGAGGGGACCCTGAGACTACATGAATTCATGAGAGAAGCTGAGGACTTGCAGAGCTGGCTGGACAGCAGGAAGCAGGTGGTCAGAGGAGAGCACGGCTTTGGAGAGGACCATGAGCATGTGCTG CAACTCTGCACTGAGTTTACAAAGTTTCAGCACCAGGTTGAAACTGGTGCCCAGCGAGTGGAAACCTGCCGACAGCTGGCAGAGAGCCTACTAGAGCTTGGGCACAGCGCTGCCCACAAGTCTCACCAGAGGCAGCAGGATCTACA GGCTGCCTGGTGTGAACTGTGGCAGTTGACCCAGGCCCAAGGCCTCCTGCTCAGTGATGCCGAAACCACCCTTAGAGTCCACAGAGATCTTCTAGAAATCCTTTCCCAGATTCAG GAGAAAGCCACGAACCTCCCTAATGATGTGGCCCAGGACCTACATGGGGTAGAGAAGCAGCTCCAGAGACATGAGGGGCTGGAACGCGagctggcaggcatggagcagCAG GCCCTCGCCACTGTGCAGCAGAAGCAACAAGCTGTGACCCAAGCCTGGGAGGCCCTCCAGCTGCGCATGGAGCAGCGCAAGGCCCAGTTGGAGCAAGCATATCTCCTGGTCCGATTCCACACAGCG GTGAGGGACTACACCTCCTGGGTGGCCAGCGTGCATCTGGAGCTGCAGATGGAGGACGACTCCTGGGAACCCAGCAGCATTTTGCTCAGGCTCAGAGCCCACCAATGGCTGTGGGCAGAACTGAAAGCCAGGGAAGAGCTGCAGGAGCAGGGCACTAAGATGGGCCAGCAGGCGCTGCTGGTGGCAAGGACACCCACTAAG GTCCAGGATGGGCTTCAAACCCTACAGGAGAAACGTGACCAGGTGTTCCAGGCCTGGGCACTCAAACAGGAGAGGTTGCAGGCCACACTTCAAGAACAGCGCCTCCTCAGACAGGGTGACCACCTGGTGAAGCTCCTCACAGCCCAGGAG GCATTCCTCAAAGCCAGCGGCCTGGGGAGCTCAGTGGAAGAAGTGGAACAGTTGATCCGAAAGCTCGTCATCTTCCAGAAAGTGCTGGCTCTCCAGGACAAGAAG GAGTCAGCGCTGTGTGAGCAGTTGAAAATGATTCCAAGCCCAAAGGGGCAGAACCTGGTTTACCACGTGCAGGAACGCCGGGCTCAAGTGAAGGAACTGGCAGAGAGCCGGGGACAGGCCCTGCGCACCTCCTTGATGATAGGCAACTTTACCAGGACGGCAACCCAG GTTGAGGACTGGATCCAGGAGCGGCTCCAGCAACTGAGAGCCTGCAGCCCTCTTGGGAACCTAAAAGATTATCTGAAACACCTGAGGAAACACCAGGCCTTCAGGGCTGAGGTCCAGGCTCATGAGCAGATCGTGACCTCTGTTGCCAAG CAAGGTGAAGGGCTCCTCAGTCAGAGCCACCCTCAGGCTAGAGAGGTCTCCCAGAGGCTGGAGGCCCTGTGGGACCTctgggagaagctgaggcaggcagtGACCCTGCAGGGCCAGGCCCTGGAGGACAGATGCAACTTTCTGGAGTTCCTGCAGAGCGCCGACCTTGCAGAGACCTGGATCCAGGAGAAG GAGAGGATGGTGGACGGCTGTGACGTTGGCCTGAACCTTGAGCACTGTCTGCAGCTGTGCAGGCAGGTCTGCAAGTTACAG GTCACAGTGGATGACACCCGCATCAGGAGAATCAAAAACTTGTCACTGCAGCTCAAGAACCAGGGCCCCGAGGAATCTGAGGCCATCTGCCAGCGACAAAACCAGCTCAACAATAG GTGGAAGACTTTCCATGGCAACCTGCTCCTGTATAAGCAGCGGCTTGAAGCagccctggagagacacagattgtCCAGTGAACTGGACAACATCATTGAGCAGATCAGGGAGAAG GAATCGCTGGCCCAGGCCCTGGAGGGCACTGAAGGTTTGGAGCGTAtatcatggagacagaaaatgcTGCAGCAGGAGATGGACCTCATCCAGACTCAGGTGGAG TCTCTTGGAGGTAGGGTCAGCCGGCTCTGCGAGGAAAATCCTGAGGCTACAGGCGGCCTCAGACATAAGCAGCAGGAAATGATGGACAGCTGGTGGAAGGTCTGGCACAAGGCCCGGAAGTG GAGGGAGTTGCTGGATGTGGGCCATGAAGTTCAGAAGCTCCAGACCATGCTGCAGGATCTGCAGGACTGGGCCCAGGGACTACAGGCTGAGATGGCCAGGCAGGCCACGCCCTGCAGCCCTGTGAGAATCCTGTACATGTTGGaagagcaccaggcacacaag GTTGAGCTGGACGTCCGAACAGACAGCCTTAATCTGGTCCGAAGCATGGGGCAGCGGCTGCTTGCATCTGGATACCCGCTGGCCTCCGGCATTCGCCAGCCCCTGGCTGCTGTAGAGCAGGAGTTGAGTGGCTTGCAGGCATCATGGCAGGGGCGGCAGCAGCAGCTACAGCAGGCCCTGGAGCAGCAG CTGTGTCTGAGCTCTGTGGAAAAGGTAGAACACTGGCTTGACAGTGAAGAGGCCTCCCTGACTTATGAGGAAGTGGCG GACCCTTTGGTCACTGTGGAGATCCTTCTGTCAAAGCACAAGAGACGTGAGCAGGGCCTGAAGGTACAGGCTGAAAAGATCAGTGCACTGGAGGCCACGGCCCATAGCCTGCACCAGGGTGGACACTCTGAGGCCCACAgtgtcctggacagatgtcaggCCCTACTCCTGAG GATGGATGCACTCACAGAGCAAGCGAGGGCCCGGGGACGCCAGCTGGAGGAGCTACAGAAGCTTCGGAAATTTTTGCAGGATTCCAGCGAG GTAGCTACATGGCTGAGGGAGAAGAACCTGGTGGCTCTGGAAGAGGGTCAGCAGGACCCAACCACGATGCAAGCACagttgcagcagcagcagaattTGCAGGCTGAGCTGGATGCCAGTGTTCACCAGCGGCAGGAGCTCCAGATG GAGGGGCAAGAGCTGCTACAAGGGGGGCACCCGGCCTCAGAGACCATCCGGGGGCAACTGGAAGAATTAGGAGGCCTCTGGGCTGAGCTGCAGACCAACTGCCAGAGGAAGATGGCCAGACTACAGGGGGCCTCCAAG GTCCTGCATCTGCAGAGGATGCTGAGGGAACTGAAGAACTGGCTGGAGCCCATGGAAGCAGAGCTGAGAGCCCCTGTCAGAAGCCAGGACCTGCCTAGAGTGGGCGAGCTCCTGGGTGCCCAGGAGGAGCTAGAAGCAGCTGTGGATAGGCAGGCCAGGCAAGTGCAGGAGCTGCAGGGCCAGGCCCAAGCCTGCTTTCAGGAAGGCCACCGCCTCGCCAAAGATGTGGAAGAGCAAGCCGGGCAGCTGCTTCAGAG GTTTCAGGGCCTTTGGGAGCCCCTACAAGAGCGCAGGGCATCCCTGGAGGCCCAAAGGCTCCTCTTACAGTTCTTTAGGGATGTTGATGAGGAAATGGCTTGGGTTCAGGAGAAGTTGCCCTCTGCCACAGCCCAAGACTACGGTCAGAGCCTGGGCACTGTGCGCCACCTGCAGGAGAAACACCAG AATTTAGAGAATGAGATCAGTAACCACAAGGCTCTGAGCCAGGTGGTGACAGGTACAGGACACAAGCTTGTACAGGCGGGACACTTTGCCGCTGAAGAGGTGGCCGCCCGGGTGCAGCAGCTGGAGGTGGCTCTAAACCacctagagacagaggcagcacGGAGGGGGAGGATGCTGCAGCAGGCCCTGGAGGCCCAGCAGACTCTGGTGGAG CTCCTGGAAGCTGGATCCTGGCTAGCTGAACGGGGCCACATTCTGGACAGCGAGGACCTGGGCCAGGATACTGAGGCCACACAGGCTCTTTTGCGGCGCCTGGAGACCACCACAAGAGACTTGGAGGGGTTCAGCAGTCGCATTGAGCAGCTACAACAAACAGTAGCCCTTCTGGAGAGTGGGCAGGGCCCAGGCAG TCCTAGGGTGCTGGCCCAGTTGCAGGCTGTGAGAGAGGCCCATGCACAGCTCTtgcagagagcagaaggcagGGGGCAAGCACTGCGTGAGCAGCTACACCTATACCAGCTAGAGCAAGAGGCCTTGCTCCTGGATGCCTGGCTGACCACCAAGCTGACTGTCGCTGAGTCCCAGGACTATGGACAGGATCTAGAAGGCATCAAG GTACTGGAAGACATGTTTGATGCTTTCAACAGAGAAGTCCAGAGCCTGGGCCAGGCCAAGATGCAGACCCTGAGGGAGCTGATGGCTTCCCTAGAAAGAGGGGCACCCAGGTTCTATCCCCAGATTCAAGCTCAGAAGTGTCGCGTCCAGGCCACTTGGGAGAGGCTGAACAAGGCAATCAAAGCCCGTACAGAG AACCTGGCAGCAGCCCGTGATCTCCGGAGCTTTGAGCAGGCCGCCTCAGAGCTCCAGGGTTGGATGCAGGAGACTACCACCCTGCTGGAAGGAGAGTTCCAAGTCCATGACCTGTCGCCTGCACAGCCcctgctgcagcagcagcagcagcaaaggcgTCTTCAG AGAGAAGTGAGGGTTATTGAAAACGAGGTGTCGAGAGTACAGACGGAGGCCCAAAGGCTCGGCCAGCACCACCCTTTGGCTCAGGGGAGCCTTGGTGAGTGGCTCACCAAGGTGCAGGGCGCCTGGGCCAACCTGGAGGCCAAAGTCCAGGAATGGAGCCAGAAACTGCTGCAGGCTACCCAGGGCCACACCTTTCTTGGGAGCTGCCGGGAATTGCT AGTGTGGgctcaggagaagcaggagctgctttcctcagagaagcaggCTGAGGATGTGGTGGGGGCCAAGCAGCTCCTTGAGCAGCATGAGGAGCTGGAGCAAGAAATCCAGGAATGCTGCCTTCAAGCCCAGAACGCACGGCAGGAAGGGCAGCGACTGCTGGACAAAGGCCATTTCATGTCCCTGGAG GTGGCAGAGTGTATGCAGGAGCTGGAAAGACACGTGCAGGAGCTTCAGGTAGCCTGGGCCCTGCGTGGACAACGCTTGGAGCAGAACTGGAGCCTGCAACAGCTGCGGCAGAGGCTGGAgctggctgaggcctggctgacCTCCTGTGAGTGCCTGCTGCTGGACCCCAGCTGTGGG cactcgGTGTTGGATGTGGAACGTCTGCTCTACAGACAAGATGGCTTGGAAAAGCTGCTGGCAGCCCACGAGGAAAAATTCACCCAGCTTCAGATGATGACAGAG GAGGCAAAGGGTGCTCATGTCATGGAGGCGTCTGTGGAACTTAACCAGCAGCCTCCCACAGAAGGGAGGCAG GCAGTCCTTTTCCTAGAAGAGTCTGAGTCCTGGCCTGGAGCCTTTTCCCTGTCTTCCCCGCAGCCCGGTACCAGCTTTTGGACCAGCAGCCATGGGATCTTGGCAAGGGGAGCCTCGAGCCTATTCTCAGATATGAGGAAAGTGGAAGTGCCAAGTGGCATTGGG GAGCTGCCTTATGCATCCCCCCTTGTACCTGAGGAAACTGAATGTGAGAGACTGGAGGACAGAAAGCAGACTTTCTTCCCAAG